ACGCGAACGGGACGTACGCCTTCGCCTTCCCCACCAACAAGGACGGCCAGGACTACACGTACTCCATCGAGGCCAAGGTGGTGGACGGCTCGGGCAAGACGGCCCGGGGCCAGAAGGCGGTGGACGTGACGGTGGGCCGCTTCTTCCTGTCGGCCCGGGCGGACAAGCTCGTCTACGAGCCGGGCGACGAGGTGTCGCTCCAGGTGGTGGCGCGCGACTACGGCGAGAAGCCGGTGGCCGCCCCCGTGCAGGTGGAGGTGACGTACCAGAAGCGCACGGGCGACTCGGTGGCGGAGGCGTCGCTGCCCGCGCAGCAACTCCAGGTGGCGGCGTCCGCCGCGGGAGGCCTGCAGAAGCTGAAGCCCACCGAGCCCGGCGCCTACGTGGCCCACCTCACCGCGAAGGATGATGCCGGCTCGGTCATCACCACCACCGTGCCCTTCTTCGTCACGGCGAAGGGTGGGGACATCCCCATGGCCAAGGGCGGGCTCGAGCTGTACTCGGACAAGCCCCGCTACCAGGTGGGCGACGAGGCGGTGGTGCTGGTGCGTGCCCCGTTCGACTCGGCCAGCGTGCTGCTGACGCACCAGGGGCTGGAGGTGCTCTCCAGCGAGGCGCTCGAGCTCAAGGGCTACTCGGCGGTGCTGCGCTTCAAGGTGACGAAGGAGATGACGCCCAACATGTACGTGGGCGCCATGGCCATCTCCGCCGGACGCACCTTCCGCCAGGAGCTGCTGGTGCGGGTGCCGCCCACGGACCGGGTGCTCCAGGTGGAGGTGACGGCGGACAAGGAGAAGTACGCGCCGGGCGACACGGGCACCTTCACGGTGTCGGTGAAGACGCCGGACGGCAAGCCGGTGGCCAACGCCGACATCGCCCTGTCCGTCGTGGACGAGGCCATCTACGCCGTCTCCCCGGAGATTGCCCCCTCGCTGCCGGAGTTCTTCTTCCACCCGGTGCGCGACAACGTGCGCGGCACCAGCTCCACCACCTTCCGCTTCTACGGCTACGGCCGCAGTGTGCGCGAGCAGATGAGCCAGCTGGTGCAGCGCAGCCGCGCGGGCTTCGGTGACCTGAAGACGCTCTCGCGCAAGGTGCGCAAGGACTTCAAGGACACGCTGCTCTTCTCGCCCAACCTGGCCACCGGCCCGGACGGCAAGGCGCAGATGAAGGTGACGTTCCCGGACAACCTCACCACGTGGCGGGCCACCGCGCGCGTCATCACCGCCGACACCTCGGTGGGCTTCGGCGTGGGCAAGGCGCGCGTGCACCAGGACTTCCAGGTGCGCCTGGCCACCCCGCGCTTCTTCCGCGAGCGCGACACGCTGAAGCTCGGCGTGCTGCTGGAGAACTCCACCAGCCAGAAGGGCACGGCCACGGTGACGCTCGAGGCCACCGGCGTCGAGCTGACCGAGAAGCAGAAGACGCTCACGGTGGACGGCAATGACCAGGCGGTGGCGGTGTTCCCCGTCCGGGTCATCGGGGGCGAGGGCAAGGTGAAGCTGCGCGCCAACGGCAAGCTGGGCAACCACTCCGACTCCGTGGAGCTGGAGGTGCCGCGGCTGGCCCACGGCGCGCTGCTCAGCGAGGCCGTCGTCGCCTCGCTGGCCGCCGACTCCGCCGCGCCGGTGGACCTGGCCCTGGAGATTCCAGCCTCCGCCCACCCCGAGGCCTCGCGGCTGGCCGTCTACGCCAGCACCGGCATCGCTCCGGCCATCGAGAGCGCCCTGGACTACCTCGTGGGCTACCCGTACGGGTGCACCGAGCAGACGATGAGCCGCTTCGTGCCCAACCTCGTGGCGGTGAAGGCGTACGAGCAGCTCAAGCTTCCGCGCAAGCAGCGCCACGAGGAGCTGCCGAAGATGGTGATGGCGGGTGTGGCGCGGCTGCGCCAGCTCCAGCACGGCGATGGTGGCTGGGGCTGGTGGGAGGAGGACGAGACCGACGCGGCCATGACGGGCTACGTGGTGCAGGGCCTGGCCATGGCGCGCTCGCTCGGCTACGGCAACGAGGAGCTGGACCAGATGCTCACGCGCGGCCTGGCGAAGCTGTCCACGCTCAGCACGGGGGAGATGGAGGACGGGCTCCGCGCGCGCCTGCTCTACAACCTGGCGGTCGCGGGCAAGTCGTCGGACTCGATGCTCACCGCGCTCTCGCAGAAGGTGCGCGAGCAGGCCGAGCTGTCCACCTACACCAAGTCGCTGGTGGTGCTGGCGCTGGCCGAGTCGGGCAAGAAGGAAGACGCCGCCGCGCTGGCCGAGGAGCTCGAGCGCTCGGCCAACCGCGTGGGGGAGCTGGTGGTGTTCGGCGGCACCGGGACGGAGCCCTGGTGGCAGGGCCGCATCCAGCCGGCCATGGCCACCTGGGATGGGGACCCCATCGAGTCCACGGCCTCGGCGCTCCGGGCGCTCGCCCGCACGCGTCCCTCCAGCCCGTTCATCGACGGCGCGGTGAAGTTCCTCCTGCAGCAGCGGCGCGAGGGCCACTGGCAGAGCACCCGTGACACCGCGGTGGTGGTGTCCGCGCTGGCCGACGTGCTCCCGCGCTTCGCCAGCCAGACGCAGGGCGCCACCGTGGCCGCCGTGCTGGATGGCCAGCCGCTCGGCGAGCGCACCTACTCCGGCGAGGACCTCTATGGCCCCGAGCTGATGGTGGGTGAGTCGCTGACGGTGAAGCCGGGTGCGCACACCATCCAGGTGGCCCGCAAGGGCGAGGGCGCCGGGCTGATGCTCGAGGCACGGCTGTCGTACCTGGATGGCGGCGAGGGGTTGAAGGCGAGCAGCAGTGGCCTGACCATCACGCGCCGCTACCACCGCGTGGTGCGCCAGCAGAACAGCGCGGGCATCCAGGAGACGCTCCAGCCGCTGGGCAAGAGCGCCGAGCAGGATGGGCTGCTCTTCGTCGAGCTGGAGGTCAACTCGCCGAACGCCGTGGAGTACGTGATGCTGGAGGATCCGCTCTGCTCCGGCTGCGAGGTGGAGGAGGCCGACGTGGGCCGCACGCCGGGAGGCAGGGATCTCCACCCCAAGGGCCTGCACCGCGAGGTGCGCGACGAGAAGGTGGTCTTCTTCGCGAGCGACGTGAAGGCGGGCAAGAACGTCTTCGGCTACATGATGACGCCGGGCCTCGCGGGCAACCTGCACGTGATGCCGGCGAGTGCCTCGCTCATGTACCACCCGCAGGTGCGGGGTACCTCGAATGAGCAGACGCTGACCGTGGGAGGTGAGCCGTGAACGCCCGGACCTTGCTGTCGGTGCTGACGTTGTTGCTCTGTGGTGCGACCTCCGCCTGGGCCAAGGACAAGCCCACGGTGACGCTCGCCACGCCGGCCGGGGGATGGACCTCGAACCGGGTGGCGCGCATCACCGGCACCATCTCCGACACCTCGCTGCGCGTCGGCACGCTCTCCATCAACGGCACCGAGCGGCCGCTGCCCCTGCGCGGTGGCGCGTTCGACCTCTCGCTCGTGCTGTCGCCGGGGATGAACGTGATTGAAGCGTCGGCGGCCAACGAGGCGGGCGTGGGCAGCGCCAAGGTGTCGGTGTTCGCCAAGGTGCCGAAGATCGACCTGCGCGTGGTGCTCTCCTGGGACACCGACGAGACGGACCTCGACCTGCACGTGGTGGAGCCCTCGGGTGAGGAGTCCTGGTACGGGCACAAGGAGACCGCGAGCGGTGGCTCGCTCGACGTGGACGTGACGACGGGCTACGGGCCGGAGATCTACACCCAGGCCAACTCGCAGGCGGGCACCTATCAGATCCTGGTGGACTACTTCTCCGACCACGGCAACGCCCAGACGGAGGTGAAGGTGGACGTGCTCATCCACGAGGGCACCGACCGCGAGGAGCGGCACACCTTCCGTCACATGCTGACCCGCACGGGCGGCAAGTTCGAAGTGGGAACCTTCACGGTGAAGGCCGCCCGGGTCGTGGAGTAACCCTCGTGCCGCTCGGACTGCTGCTGGTGCTCGCCCTGGCCGGTGGCACGCCCGAGCTGCGCACCCGGCTGGCCGAGCGCGCCGAGGCCCTGCTGCCGGACGAGGATGACGCGGCGGCGGTGATGGACCTGGCCACCGGCGAGCTGGTGCTGGCCCATCACCCCGCCATCCTCACGCGCGCCTTTCCGCCCGGCAGCGTCCTCAAGCTGGCCACTGCCTACGCGGCGCTCGACACCCACCGGCTCCCCGAGGAGCCGCTGCGCTGCACGGGCCGCGCGGAGATTGGAGGCCGGGAGCGGACGTGCTGG
The sequence above is drawn from the Archangium gephyra genome and encodes:
- a CDS encoding alpha-2-macroglobulin family protein, with product MEDSRLKLLLAVLLVLAAPDASARGRFYLSTQTVAAPGEQPTVSIEASGVGALSMRVYRIPEPEAFMLGQTDLHRPVTKNTLRDKHLFTVLTGGYRAAATSLREQVRDAISPQARASALAVLQPANTGLSKAQSAPAREQVRIPLLKDYPLVSYWREDLDGAVSDSEPAEESGEDGEGYSGNSGNWTLRTLELGVQESGVYLVEGVTGEDVGYTLAVVSRIGLMVKQGPEQTVALAVDQTTGAALPGVKVTLYDQGKPYAEGTTDGDGLFKAKVKAATQTLALARKGDDVALADASFYSGAANDRVVYLFTDRPVYRPGHEVHFKGIIRSRAGTAYAPPKGGKADVSLVEPGGTAVDSLEVEVAANGSFTGRFELPDKETQPAAGVWRIRAEVEGEAFEGEFKLKEFTKPEYQVNVQLGRPSYVEGDEVSGRVLARFFHGGVLKNADVQLTVYRSRFFIPEFTDAEADFFVSEGERASAGREIVQELSGKLDANGTYAFAFPTNKDGQDYTYSIEAKVVDGSGKTARGQKAVDVTVGRFFLSARADKLVYEPGDEVSLQVVARDYGEKPVAAPVQVEVTYQKRTGDSVAEASLPAQQLQVAASAAGGLQKLKPTEPGAYVAHLTAKDDAGSVITTTVPFFVTAKGGDIPMAKGGLELYSDKPRYQVGDEAVVLVRAPFDSASVLLTHQGLEVLSSEALELKGYSAVLRFKVTKEMTPNMYVGAMAISAGRTFRQELLVRVPPTDRVLQVEVTADKEKYAPGDTGTFTVSVKTPDGKPVANADIALSVVDEAIYAVSPEIAPSLPEFFFHPVRDNVRGTSSTTFRFYGYGRSVREQMSQLVQRSRAGFGDLKTLSRKVRKDFKDTLLFSPNLATGPDGKAQMKVTFPDNLTTWRATARVITADTSVGFGVGKARVHQDFQVRLATPRFFRERDTLKLGVLLENSTSQKGTATVTLEATGVELTEKQKTLTVDGNDQAVAVFPVRVIGGEGKVKLRANGKLGNHSDSVELEVPRLAHGALLSEAVVASLAADSAAPVDLALEIPASAHPEASRLAVYASTGIAPAIESALDYLVGYPYGCTEQTMSRFVPNLVAVKAYEQLKLPRKQRHEELPKMVMAGVARLRQLQHGDGGWGWWEEDETDAAMTGYVVQGLAMARSLGYGNEELDQMLTRGLAKLSTLSTGEMEDGLRARLLYNLAVAGKSSDSMLTALSQKVREQAELSTYTKSLVVLALAESGKKEDAAALAEELERSANRVGELVVFGGTGTEPWWQGRIQPAMATWDGDPIESTASALRALARTRPSSPFIDGAVKFLLQQRREGHWQSTRDTAVVVSALADVLPRFASQTQGATVAAVLDGQPLGERTYSGEDLYGPELMVGESLTVKPGAHTIQVARKGEGAGLMLEARLSYLDGGEGLKASSSGLTITRRYHRVVRQQNSAGIQETLQPLGKSAEQDGLLFVELEVNSPNAVEYVMLEDPLCSGCEVEEADVGRTPGGRDLHPKGLHREVRDEKVVFFASDVKAGKNVFGYMMTPGLAGNLHVMPASASLMYHPQVRGTSNEQTLTVGGEP
- a CDS encoding DUF2135 domain-containing protein yields the protein MNARTLLSVLTLLLCGATSAWAKDKPTVTLATPAGGWTSNRVARITGTISDTSLRVGTLSINGTERPLPLRGGAFDLSLVLSPGMNVIEASAANEAGVGSAKVSVFAKVPKIDLRVVLSWDTDETDLDLHVVEPSGEESWYGHKETASGGSLDVDVTTGYGPEIYTQANSQAGTYQILVDYFSDHGNAQTEVKVDVLIHEGTDREERHTFRHMLTRTGGKFEVGTFTVKAARVVE